The DNA segment AAAATAGGCTCTAAAGCAAGGCACTGCAGGTACATTACAAGGAGTGGTGACCCTGCAGTTCAATCTCACAAGCTGGCAGTGGCTATATACGAACTGGCATTGGAGAGGAGAAAGGAGATATAGCAAGGATAAAGAACCACCGTACATAGGAAAACCTGTTTTGTTTTTGTATATGTATATGTGAATGTGAATTATATTGTTTCATTTCGACATTAGTATGCCTAAGGCAACGGGGGATTATATAATATAATCGCTTATCTACTTGATATGAATACAAAAAGATAATTTTATATGCGATACCCGCCTTCAAGAAGAGAGGGAATGATGAATGCTAAGGAGTTAGAGTTGAAATCATGGATAAGAGAGCATAAAGATGAGATTTTTGCAAATGATGCCGTAGGAACCGGCTGTTTCAGCTATTTGCCCGGTGAGGTCGTATGGGCAGTTACAAAGGAATGCAACTTGCGGTGCAAACACTGTTCAATCAGTGAAGAAGCGCCCGGGGAGCTCAGTACAGAGGAAGGCTTTGAACTGATCGAAGAAGCGGCGAAACTTGGACCTGTCAAATTCGCATTCACAGGTGGAGAGCCGCTATTGCGTCCTGATATATATGAACTCATCGAATATGCTGCATCATTTGATATGCAGGTGGTGATGGCGACAAATGGAACGCTGATAACAGATGAAGTGGCGAAGAAGTTGGTGAGAGCGGGGTTGGAACGTGCTGCGATAAGTATTGACGGCTCCGGGCGCGCACATGACCTCTTCAGGGGTGTTGACGGTGCTTTTAAAGCCACGATTCGGGGACTCAGGGCATGCATGAATGCTGGACTTGACGTTCAGCTATTCTCAATGGTTACGAGACATAATTACAACGAGCTACCAGGGATAATCAAGTTTGCCGATTCAATGGGACTCTGGAGAATCTATCTCATATATCTAATCGCTGTAGGTCGGGGTAAGGAGATATCTCATGTCTGTTTGTCTCCTGTAGAGAATATGAAATTCTTCGAGTTCGTACTTGAGCAGCAGAAGAATGTCCGGGTCTGGCTTAAACCAATATGTAATCCACAATATTGGGCTTATCTCCAGTCAATGGGGCTTGTAGATGGAAACAAACCTCAATTCACAGGCTGTACTGCCGGTCTCACTCGCTTCCATATCTTCCCTGATGGTGATGTGGCGCCATGTGCGTATCTGCCTGTGACGGCGGGCAATGTAAGAGAGGATAAATTCCTAGATATCATTCGTAACGCGGAGGTCTTCAAGGCACTGCGTGAGAGAAGGCTAAAGGGTAGATGTGCAACCTGCCGATACAGAGAGACTTGTGGTGGTTGCAGGTCACGAGCTTATGCCGTTTCCGGTGACTATCTCGCTGAGGATCCTGTCTGTATGCTCCATGACGAGGATGTAGATGAGGGTGGGAGTGAGTGTGAGTGAGCGGGTAGAAGAAGGAAAAGATATATACATGGTAGCTCTATACCAAATCTTATGGTCATGGAGGAATATCTATGGGTAACCTTAGTTACACTTCTGGTTGCCCTCTCAGCGGTGATATATGCGTATGTGAGGCGAAAGATAAACACCGCTGCTTTCCTCGGCACTCTCGCACTTGGCGTTGGTATTCTGATAACGCTCAGATTGCGATACAGCTATTGTGGATTGCTTGTACTACTTGCTTTCTTCCTGTTTGGGAACCTCGTCACGAGATACAAATATGAGAAGAAAGCTGCACTTGGCGTTGCTGAATCAAATAAAGGTATGCGTGACATAAATAACGTACTTGGTAATGGGCTATCTCCATTAATATTTGCTATCTCCTTTGCCCTATCGCGTAATGTCCTCTTCTTAATTGGGTTTTCGGGCTCCGTCGCCACCGCCTGCGCTGATACGTTCTCAACAGAGATAGGACAGGCAGACGGCAGACCGAGATTGATTACAACGTTCAGGCGAGTGCCAGTGGGGACGAATGGAGGTGTCAGCCTACCCGGCATCGGTGGTGCACTGCTCGGCTCTGCTTTAATCTCGCTCATATCGCTCACCTTCCCTTTGAACCTGGATATAGACAAACTGACTTTATTCACCATCTGCTTCATCTCAGGGTTCATAGGTTCTCTGGCTGATAGCGTGCTTGGTGCAACACTCGAAGATCGAAATCCATTTAAATTGAATAAACATCACGTGAACATCATGGCAACGTTATTTGGTGGTATTCTCGCTATCTCAATTGCTTACCCAATATTAATCTATTGAAGAGAAGATACAATATTTTAAATTTAAATACTGATATTATTTAGTCTATTATAAAATGCGATTGATGATTCCGCATCCCGGTCATTTTGAAGCTTTGAAGGAGATAATAGAAGTTAAAGAATCAGAGGGTTTGAATGAAGTAGAAGAAGTCTATATGGGTGGCTCGCCAGAGGTGATGGGCAGCGGAAGAGGGGTGCTCCACGCACCTCTTATTGATGAGATCCGGGAACAGACTGAATATGCACATCAACATGGCATCAGGATGAACATCGCTCTGAATTCACCATGCACCGGTGGGCATCATCTGACTTTCGAGGGTTATAAGATGTTTGAATGGTATTTCGGAGAATTGAACAAAGCGGGGGTAGATGGCGTTATAGTTGCGGAGCCTTATCTCGTGGAGTTACTGCGTGAATTCCCGATGAAGACGATTGTATCCTGTTTGGCTTATGTGGATGCGCCACAGCGTGCCCGGTTATTTGAGGAACTTGGTGCTGATGTGATAACCGTAGATACAAATATAAATCGCCATTTCTCTACGCTTGAGGCGATGGTAAAAGCGGTAAACTGCGACATCAAGGTGATAGTGAACGAAGGCTGTCTGTACAGGTGCCCTTTTCGATATTCACATTACAATCTCGCATCCCATCTCAGCAGCTTAAATCAGCCCAAAACACCCCTCTTCGCTCCTGATTTCTATTTTGACAAATGCATTAATATCCGCTTGAGAGACCCAACGCAGATCATCAGGTCAGCATGGATAAGACCTGAGGACCTGAAGGAATACGAAGCTATTGGAATAAATAGCTTTAAACTCTCAGGCAGGACAAAGGCAGTGAACTGGATAATAAAATGCATGCGGGTATATTCCCGAAGGTCGTATGATGGCAACCTACTTGAACTCCTGGATTGCCCTCAGATGCTCCGTTATGTCTTTTATTTTGATAATAATAAGCTCGAAGGGTGCATAGAGCAATGGAAGAGCTGCGATAAGCATTGCCACGAATGTGGTTATTGCGATGAACTCACAGCAGAGGTGTTGACCAGCATCAAATGAGATTGATAGTTCCACATCCCGGACATTTCGAAGCGTTGAAGGAGATAATAGAGTATAAAGAGGAGAAACGGCTGGCAGACGTGGATGAAGTTTATATGGCGGGCTCACCGCAGGTGATGGGTAGCGGAAGAGCGACACTGCATGCCGCACTTATAGAAGAGATCAGGGAACAGACTGCATATGCACATCAACATGACATCAAGATGAACATAGTGATGAATCCGTCCTGCCTGGGTGGTTATCACCTCACCTTTCAGGGCTACAAGCTCTTTGAATGGTATTTTGGAGAGCTGAACAAGGCGGGTGTGGATGGTGTTACGGTAGCGGAGCCATATTTAGTGGAACTGCTGAGAGATTTCCCCATGGAAACTGTCATCTCCTGCGTCTCTCATGTAGATTCACCACAGCGAGCAGAGTTCTATGAGGCGCTTGGCGCTGATGGAATCACGGTAGATACGAATATAAACCGCGATTTCGATACGCTGGAGGCTATAATGAGAGCGGTAAATTGTGATATCAGGGTAATAGTGAACGAAGGCTGCCTTTACAAATGCCCATTTCGATATGCCCATTTCAACCTCTTCTCGCATATAACTGCTGCTTCCGGTGCAGGTGCATGCGCACAGCCATTAAACACCTTCGGTGATTATTACTTTGACAAATGTATATCTATACGGGTTCGTGACCCTTCACAGATCATCCGGTCACCATGGATAAGACCGGAGGACATTGTGGAATACGAGAGAATAGGGATAGAAGATTTTAAGATATCGGGACGTGCAAATACAGTAGCGTGGATAACAGCCTGTATGGAGGCATATTCACGAAGGTCATATGAGGGTAACCTGCTTGAACTCCTGGATTGCCCATCAGAGCTCCGTTATATCTTTTACATTGATAATAAGAAGCTTGAAGGGAGTATAAAACAATGGAAGAGCTGCAATAAGATGTGCGATACTTGCCGATATTGCGATGAACTGACGAGTAAGGTATTGAGTGTGGAGAAATAAATATTGAGGAGGTATAGAGAGGGTAAGGCGATGAAGAAGGAAATAATTGCAGGCAGGAAGAAGCTGGAGGATGAATTGAAAGCCCTTTTAGGCAATATCTTCGTTCCGGAAGCGAAAGTATTCGGGATGGTATGTGGTTGCACTGGCCTCGCTGCCGATCTGAGAGGACTGAAGAGCGATGACGTTGTGGTATTCCGAGATAAGATAAACGCGATTCTGGAGGATATAAGCAGGTCAGTGGGTGTGGAGCCTGAGTTCATCTATGCGAGGAAATTACCGGGCTCAGATGAGGTCGTAACGCTCACGGCGAGGGAACTATGTACCCGTTGCAAGCGCGAATTTGCAGGCTCAAAGGCTGCTCCTCGCCCCGATATAATGGTGCTCAAGAAGCGAACCTGAAAAATATAGAAAGTTTTTTAAATGGGAAGTACAATTTAATAAATGTTTAAATGAGATGTGGAAAAGTGCAGTTAATTATTATATAGTTAGGCGGTTTTATTTAAGTTTAACATTAGGAGGCAGAGTGAGAGATAGGGAGCAGGAGGTAAGAGAAGATGGTGGAGGACGAGATATTCATTAAAGTTAGGAATGTCAGTAAGGAGTTCAATGGCAAGCCGGCGTTGAAGAATGTGAGCTTGGATATAAAAGAGTTGGAGCCTTTAGGGCTCCTTGGTAAGAGTGGTTCAGGGAAGTCGGTATTATTGCGTATGCTCAGAGGAACTGAGGAATATGCACCAGATAGTGGCGAGATTATTTATCGGGTAGCGATGTGCCCCTCGTGTTCATGGATAAATGGACCGAGCAAGGTAGGGACTCCTTGTAACAAGTGCGGAGCAGAGTATGAGTTGAAGGAAGTGAACTTCTGGAAGGATAAACGAATGCGGAAATTATTGAAGGGCGCAATTGCTATCATGTTGCAGCGAAGTTTCGCCCTGTATAGTGATGAGTCGGTTGTGTGGAATGTACTGGAGGCACTGGACAGGGCGGGTTACCCGAAGAGCAAGAGGATGAAGAGGGTGTACGAGCTGCTGGGTGCGGTGAAGATGCTGCACCGTGTTAACTTCCCAGATACAAGGGACCTCAGTGGTGGAGAGAAACAGCGGATGGTACTTGCAAGACAGTTAGCCCTGGAACCTATTCTGCTACTGGCTGACGAACCTACTGGAACTCTGGACCATGAAACTGCTCGC comes from the Methanophagales archaeon genome and includes:
- a CDS encoding U32 family peptidase, with amino-acid sequence MRLMIPHPGHFEALKEIIEVKESEGLNEVEEVYMGGSPEVMGSGRGVLHAPLIDEIREQTEYAHQHGIRMNIALNSPCTGGHHLTFEGYKMFEWYFGELNKAGVDGVIVAEPYLVELLREFPMKTIVSCLAYVDAPQRARLFEELGADVITVDTNINRHFSTLEAMVKAVNCDIKVIVNEGCLYRCPFRYSHYNLASHLSSLNQPKTPLFAPDFYFDKCINIRLRDPTQIIRSAWIRPEDLKEYEAIGINSFKLSGRTKAVNWIIKCMRVYSRRSYDGNLLELLDCPQMLRYVFYFDNNKLEGCIEQWKSCDKHCHECGYCDELTAEVLTSIK
- a CDS encoding DUF5402 family protein; protein product: MKKEIIAGRKKLEDELKALLGNIFVPEAKVFGMVCGCTGLAADLRGLKSDDVVVFRDKINAILEDISRSVGVEPEFIYARKLPGSDEVVTLTARELCTRCKREFAGSKAAPRPDIMVLKKRT
- a CDS encoding U32 family peptidase, with translation MRLIVPHPGHFEALKEIIEYKEEKRLADVDEVYMAGSPQVMGSGRATLHAALIEEIREQTAYAHQHDIKMNIVMNPSCLGGYHLTFQGYKLFEWYFGELNKAGVDGVTVAEPYLVELLRDFPMETVISCVSHVDSPQRAEFYEALGADGITVDTNINRDFDTLEAIMRAVNCDIRVIVNEGCLYKCPFRYAHFNLFSHITAASGAGACAQPLNTFGDYYFDKCISIRVRDPSQIIRSPWIRPEDIVEYERIGIEDFKISGRANTVAWITACMEAYSRRSYEGNLLELLDCPSELRYIFYIDNKKLEGSIKQWKSCNKMCDTCRYCDELTSKVLSVEK
- a CDS encoding radical SAM protein, which produces MMNAKELELKSWIREHKDEIFANDAVGTGCFSYLPGEVVWAVTKECNLRCKHCSISEEAPGELSTEEGFELIEEAAKLGPVKFAFTGGEPLLRPDIYELIEYAASFDMQVVMATNGTLITDEVAKKLVRAGLERAAISIDGSGRAHDLFRGVDGAFKATIRGLRACMNAGLDVQLFSMVTRHNYNELPGIIKFADSMGLWRIYLIYLIAVGRGKEISHVCLSPVENMKFFEFVLEQQKNVRVWLKPICNPQYWAYLQSMGLVDGNKPQFTGCTAGLTRFHIFPDGDVAPCAYLPVTAGNVREDKFLDIIRNAEVFKALRERRLKGRCATCRYRETCGGCRSRAYAVSGDYLAEDPVCMLHDEDVDEGGSECE
- a CDS encoding DUF92 domain-containing protein, coding for MVMEEYLWVTLVTLLVALSAVIYAYVRRKINTAAFLGTLALGVGILITLRLRYSYCGLLVLLAFFLFGNLVTRYKYEKKAALGVAESNKGMRDINNVLGNGLSPLIFAISFALSRNVLFLIGFSGSVATACADTFSTEIGQADGRPRLITTFRRVPVGTNGGVSLPGIGGALLGSALISLISLTFPLNLDIDKLTLFTICFISGFIGSLADSVLGATLEDRNPFKLNKHHVNIMATLFGGILAISIAYPILIY